A window of Deltaproteobacteria bacterium contains these coding sequences:
- a CDS encoding DUF4388 domain-containing protein, whose translation MSDLLTLGLDGRLLADEEQVGERLRGMTGRFRWMPSAPDAVLLVRAPAQGGASSAPRVALMGDLAFTSLAEILEFLHQGRKTGTLRAVLSGGERAVVLHEGSVRGAFSDSPEDSLSETCLRLGLVTRSQLEQVAAAQPGHARVGRALVEAGALSSHDLFKAVQHQVGEIVAAMLVAREGLFVFVDESVEERAIPGVQLNAQGLLMDAIRRIDEMAQFRSRLPSGKLYLVRRKPAGPQLVDDERKIYDLCDGALTLLDIAREMRMGEFDATKIVYHLLQGGYVQATPNPAPLEAAKRNDPADVSRVFHTIFREVVAAVATHGDPSGFVTSANAALAKEAGRSPFLNGVTLSGDGSLDWSTLTQQISATGGDGASQARAVFTALSEVMFFLLFQAGEVLTAQEDEALARRVKELLASVEPG comes from the coding sequence ATGTCCGATCTCCTCACGCTCGGGCTCGATGGACGACTCCTCGCTGACGAGGAGCAGGTCGGCGAGCGTCTGCGCGGGATGACCGGGCGCTTCCGCTGGATGCCCAGCGCGCCCGACGCCGTGTTGCTCGTTCGCGCGCCCGCGCAAGGCGGCGCCTCGAGCGCGCCCCGCGTGGCGCTCATGGGCGACCTGGCGTTCACCTCGCTCGCGGAGATCCTCGAGTTCCTGCACCAGGGCCGCAAGACGGGCACGCTGCGCGCGGTGCTCTCTGGCGGCGAGCGCGCGGTGGTGCTGCACGAGGGCTCGGTGCGCGGCGCCTTCAGCGACTCGCCCGAAGATTCGCTCAGCGAGACCTGTCTGCGCCTGGGCCTGGTGACGCGGTCGCAGCTCGAGCAGGTCGCGGCTGCGCAGCCCGGGCACGCGCGCGTGGGCCGCGCGCTCGTGGAGGCCGGCGCGCTCTCGAGCCACGACCTCTTCAAGGCCGTGCAGCACCAGGTCGGCGAGATCGTCGCGGCGATGCTGGTGGCACGCGAGGGCCTCTTCGTCTTCGTGGACGAGTCCGTGGAAGAGCGCGCCATCCCCGGCGTGCAGCTGAATGCGCAGGGCCTGCTCATGGACGCCATCCGTCGCATCGACGAGATGGCGCAGTTCCGCTCGCGGCTGCCCTCGGGGAAGCTCTACCTGGTGCGGCGCAAGCCAGCGGGGCCGCAGCTCGTCGACGACGAGCGCAAGATCTACGACCTCTGCGACGGCGCGCTCACCCTGCTCGACATCGCCCGCGAGATGCGCATGGGCGAGTTCGACGCCACCAAGATCGTCTACCACCTGCTGCAGGGCGGCTACGTGCAGGCCACGCCGAACCCGGCGCCGCTCGAGGCCGCCAAGCGCAACGACCCGGCCGACGTCTCGCGCGTGTTCCACACCATCTTCCGCGAGGTGGTGGCCGCGGTGGCCACGCACGGCGATCCCTCGGGCTTCGTGACCTCGGCCAACGCCGCGCTCGCGAAGGAAGCGGGGCGCTCGCCGTTCCTCAACGGCGTCACGCTCTCCGGCGACGGCTCGCTCGATTGGTCCACGCTCACCCAGCAGATCTCGGCCACCGGCGGCGACGGCGCGAGCCAGGCGCGCGCGGTGTTCACCGCGCTCTCCGAGGTGATGTTCTTCCTCCTCTTCCAGGCGGGTGAGGTGCTCACCGCGCAAGAGGACGAGGCCCTGGCCCGGCGGGTGAAGGAGCTGCTCGCCTCGGTCGAGCCGGGCTGA
- a CDS encoding cytochrome c produces the protein MRALVIAALVAAPALARASESPAIGDVHRGAELYRLNCVACHGGSGQGDGFMAKSLDPKPGVAKGTPLLVTLTDANLHDLLHDGGGAMQLSKTMPAFGKELSELELWDVIAFLRQGSYDVLDFFPNGGRYLVKSYTLDPYAQERLTKAGVSASGPAANIEVVTVFNGDRQPGAPATLEPQDPVTLDSLKPKDRIGYVAFVSGELPGDSKPLPIAIAMDREGKITKAVSLAGTDDARRDKLMASFVGQGKKGPHVPLEAPKAEKKSKKPAKAAAPTDAKLSGFDAAYALAMEAVTMYDKEERDRTWADAPSSK, from the coding sequence ATGCGCGCCCTCGTCATCGCCGCGCTGGTTGCCGCTCCCGCGCTGGCCCGCGCCTCCGAGTCGCCGGCCATCGGCGACGTGCACCGCGGCGCCGAGCTCTATCGATTGAACTGCGTCGCGTGCCACGGCGGCAGCGGCCAGGGCGACGGCTTCATGGCCAAGTCGCTCGATCCCAAGCCCGGTGTCGCCAAGGGCACGCCGCTGCTGGTCACCCTCACCGACGCCAACCTGCACGACCTGCTCCACGACGGCGGCGGCGCGATGCAGCTCTCGAAGACCATGCCTGCCTTCGGCAAGGAGCTCAGCGAGCTCGAGCTCTGGGACGTCATCGCCTTCTTGCGCCAGGGCAGCTACGACGTGCTCGACTTCTTCCCCAACGGCGGCCGCTACCTGGTGAAGTCGTACACGCTCGACCCGTACGCGCAGGAGCGCCTCACCAAGGCCGGCGTCTCCGCGAGCGGGCCGGCCGCGAACATCGAGGTGGTCACCGTGTTCAACGGCGATCGCCAGCCCGGCGCGCCCGCCACGCTCGAGCCGCAGGATCCGGTCACGCTCGACTCGCTCAAGCCCAAGGACCGCATCGGCTACGTGGCCTTCGTGAGCGGCGAGCTCCCCGGTGATTCGAAGCCGCTGCCCATCGCCATCGCCATGGATCGCGAGGGCAAGATCACCAAGGCCGTCTCGCTGGCGGGCACCGACGATGCCCGCCGCGACAAGCTCATGGCCAGCTTCGTGGGCCAGGGCAAGAAAGGCCCGCACGTGCCCCTCGAGGCGCCCAAGGCAGAGAAGAAGTCGAAGAAGCCCGCCAAGGCCGCTGCGCCCACCGACGCCAAGCTCTCCGGCTTCGACGCGGCGTACGCGCTCGCCATGGAGGCCGTCACGATGTACGACAAGGAAGAGCGCGACCGCACCTGGGCCGACGCGCCGAGCAGCAAGTGA
- a CDS encoding thioredoxin domain-containing protein: MKASWPKLAACLLPLTIVAATCKRDVPPSPSQTGTSAAAPSLPEAVDSGPTGAELPTPRPEDLPGFPIAGMPEPAAKQLFAFAQDDFAYGGCPHTVQECLKLGDKHAKRMMLLAAAAAEGGAKSSEITKILNDYYESYAADKRTSFDLSHAACRGPADAPVTIVEFSDFECPYCAMARPMLEQLVDVEKGRVRLCFKPFPLSAHPHSQPAAEAAMYALEKGKFWEMHDEMFQNQQALENDNLKAYAQKVGLDGDDLLKAVQSQKYAAVINASKEEGKKAGVEGTPALYINGRPLVLPVGPQILVHAIDDELEWKQNNGHWAAQ; the protein is encoded by the coding sequence GTGAAGGCCTCCTGGCCCAAGCTCGCCGCCTGCCTGCTGCCGCTCACCATCGTCGCCGCCACCTGCAAGCGGGACGTGCCCCCGTCGCCGTCGCAGACCGGCACGTCCGCCGCCGCGCCATCGCTGCCCGAGGCCGTCGACTCCGGTCCCACGGGCGCCGAGCTGCCCACGCCGCGCCCCGAGGATCTGCCCGGCTTCCCCATCGCGGGCATGCCCGAGCCCGCGGCCAAGCAGCTCTTCGCCTTCGCCCAGGATGACTTCGCGTACGGCGGCTGCCCGCACACGGTGCAGGAGTGCCTGAAGCTGGGCGACAAGCACGCCAAGCGGATGATGCTCCTCGCGGCCGCAGCGGCCGAGGGCGGCGCCAAGAGCAGCGAGATCACCAAGATCCTCAACGACTACTACGAGAGCTACGCGGCCGATAAGCGCACCAGCTTCGACCTCTCGCACGCCGCCTGTCGCGGCCCGGCCGACGCGCCGGTGACCATCGTCGAGTTCAGCGACTTCGAGTGCCCGTACTGCGCCATGGCGCGACCGATGCTCGAGCAGCTCGTGGACGTGGAGAAGGGCCGCGTGCGGCTCTGCTTCAAGCCCTTCCCGCTCAGCGCGCACCCGCACAGCCAGCCCGCAGCCGAGGCGGCGATGTACGCGCTCGAGAAGGGCAAGTTCTGGGAGATGCACGACGAGATGTTCCAGAACCAGCAGGCCCTGGAGAACGACAACCTCAAGGCCTACGCCCAGAAGGTCGGACTCGACGGCGACGATCTCCTGAAGGCCGTGCAGTCGCAGAAGTACGCCGCGGTGATCAACGCCTCGAAGGAAGAGGGCAAGAAGGCCGGCGTGGAGGGCACGCCCGCCCTCTACATCAACGGCCGACCGCTGGTGCTGCCCGTGGGTCCACAGATCCTGGTTCACGCCATCGACGACGAGCTGGAGTGGAAGCAGAACAACGGCCACTGGGCCGCGCAGTAG
- a CDS encoding asparaginase, translating to MARRLLLLHTGGTVGMRAGQGGHLRPAGFAKALHDAIPELGQLAEVELELFSNLDSSDIGPSLWVKLAARLHARLPRFDGAVITHGTDTMAYTASALSFMLQGLNKPVVLTGAQRPLGEIRSDARLNLVDAFTAAAEGPPEVMVCFDSKLFRGNRCTKVKVAEYDAFESPNFPTLGTLGVHVGIAPGLKPHGPFKLRDQLEPRVFLLKLFPGMDPQLCRAILPSVKGLVVEAFGAGNFPLEASGKSLLPVFEEARARRIPVVVTSQAHRNGVDLSLYAGGSRARKLGALSGGDMTTEACVVKLMHALGYAKDLASVQRIFERDLAGERSN from the coding sequence ATGGCCAGGCGGCTCTTACTCCTGCACACCGGCGGCACGGTGGGGATGCGCGCGGGGCAGGGCGGCCACCTTCGGCCTGCGGGCTTCGCCAAGGCGCTCCATGACGCCATTCCCGAGCTCGGCCAGCTCGCCGAGGTGGAGCTCGAGCTCTTCTCGAACCTCGACTCCAGCGACATCGGCCCTTCACTCTGGGTGAAGCTGGCGGCGCGGCTGCACGCGCGGCTGCCGCGCTTCGACGGCGCCGTAATCACGCACGGCACCGACACCATGGCCTACACGGCCAGCGCGCTCTCCTTCATGCTCCAGGGGCTGAACAAGCCGGTGGTGCTCACCGGCGCGCAGCGGCCGCTCGGCGAGATCCGCTCCGACGCGCGGCTCAACCTCGTGGACGCCTTCACCGCGGCCGCGGAGGGCCCGCCCGAGGTGATGGTCTGCTTCGACTCGAAGCTCTTTCGCGGCAACCGCTGCACGAAGGTGAAAGTCGCGGAGTACGACGCCTTCGAGAGCCCGAACTTTCCCACGCTGGGCACGCTCGGCGTGCACGTGGGCATCGCGCCCGGACTGAAGCCGCACGGGCCGTTCAAGCTGCGCGACCAGCTCGAGCCGCGCGTGTTCCTGCTCAAGCTCTTCCCGGGCATGGATCCCCAGCTGTGTCGAGCGATCCTGCCGAGCGTGAAGGGCCTGGTGGTCGAGGCGTTCGGCGCGGGGAACTTTCCGCTCGAGGCCAGCGGCAAGTCGCTCTTGCCGGTGTTCGAAGAGGCGCGCGCGCGGCGGATCCCCGTCGTGGTGACCAGCCAGGCGCACCGCAACGGCGTGGATCTCTCGCTCTACGCGGGCGGCTCGCGCGCGCGAAAGCTGGGCGCGCTCTCCGGCGGCGACATGACCACCGAGGCGTGCGTGGTGAAGCTCATGCACGCGCTCGGCTACGCGAAGGACCTGGCGTCGGTGCAGCGCATCTTCGAGCGCGACCTCGCCGGCGAGCGATCGAACTAG
- a CDS encoding CHAP domain-containing protein — MAQGKNLFQAAQAFDFCLKLSPEYQSKHAGGVTGPTTGGGDVRSQILAMAESQIGTLENGDTNNGPCAKYPNYFGRGAESWCADFASWVYTHAGVPMNNPWCPGIVQNLKAEGRWKGRSNPQPGDLVLFDWNGDGVADHVGIVKGVNADGTIETIEGNSDKPGTSQSGVWEHTRSMGTIMGFGNP, encoded by the coding sequence ATGGCCCAGGGCAAGAACCTGTTCCAGGCCGCGCAGGCCTTCGACTTCTGCCTCAAGCTCTCGCCCGAGTACCAGTCCAAGCACGCGGGCGGCGTGACGGGCCCCACCACCGGCGGCGGCGACGTGCGCTCGCAGATCCTGGCGATGGCGGAGAGCCAGATCGGCACGCTGGAGAACGGCGACACCAACAACGGTCCGTGCGCGAAGTACCCCAACTACTTCGGCCGCGGCGCGGAGTCGTGGTGCGCCGACTTCGCTTCGTGGGTGTACACGCACGCGGGCGTGCCCATGAACAACCCGTGGTGCCCGGGCATCGTGCAGAACCTCAAGGCCGAGGGCCGCTGGAAGGGCCGCTCCAACCCGCAGCCCGGCGACCTGGTGCTCTTCGACTGGAACGGCGACGGCGTGGCCGATCACGTGGGCATCGTGAAGGGCGTGAACGCCGACGGCACCATCGAGACCATCGAGGGCAACTCCGACAAGCCCGGCACCAGCCAGTCCGGCGTCTGGGAGCACACCCGCTCGATGGGCACCATCATGGGATTTGGAAATCCCTAG
- the tolB gene encoding Tol-Pal system beta propeller repeat protein TolB: protein MSAAFWRPALRLRPVLLLATLLTAATAHAQRVQLDISGANFKPLPLAFPALKGTGDAAQVKEVDETLQNDLAVSGIFELLDRKGFLGADKEGMTASTIEFRHWLDVAAEALLKGAVSAQGGNVSGEFRLFTVATGKEELKLNLSATDPRNLGHQVANALFKFYTREPGPFLTKIAYVKKIKNTKQVVIADWDGRREKVITKGDLNLLPAWSPDGKYVAFTSYMGGNPDLYIYDVASGETRPLVRKGTLTTGAAFSPDSRHVAFAMSEGEGSQLYLVNVDGSGLTKITNDYGINSSPSFSPDGKKIAFVSNRAGSPQLYVMPSGGGAATRLTFQGNYNQTPDWSPRGDLIAFTARDERNVFDLFTFAVEGGKITRLTQDQGTYNEEPTFAPNGRLIAFTSTRSGGSELWVMTPDGSKQIQLTHGEDVSTPSWGPLGH from the coding sequence ATGAGCGCTGCCTTCTGGAGGCCTGCCTTGCGCCTGCGTCCCGTCCTGCTGCTCGCGACCCTGCTCACCGCCGCGACGGCCCACGCCCAGCGCGTCCAGCTCGACATCAGCGGCGCGAACTTCAAGCCGCTCCCGCTCGCCTTCCCCGCGCTCAAGGGCACCGGCGACGCCGCCCAGGTCAAAGAGGTCGACGAGACCTTGCAGAACGACCTCGCTGTCAGCGGTATCTTCGAGCTCCTCGATCGCAAGGGCTTCCTCGGCGCCGACAAGGAGGGCATGACGGCCTCGACCATCGAGTTCCGCCACTGGCTCGACGTCGCCGCGGAGGCGCTGCTCAAGGGCGCGGTCTCCGCGCAGGGCGGAAACGTCTCGGGCGAGTTCCGGCTGTTCACCGTGGCCACCGGCAAGGAGGAGCTCAAGCTCAACCTCTCCGCGACCGACCCGCGCAACCTCGGGCACCAGGTGGCCAACGCGCTCTTCAAGTTCTACACGCGCGAGCCGGGGCCGTTCCTCACCAAGATCGCCTACGTGAAGAAGATCAAGAACACCAAGCAGGTGGTCATCGCCGACTGGGACGGCCGCCGTGAAAAGGTCATCACCAAGGGCGACCTGAACCTGCTGCCCGCGTGGAGCCCGGACGGCAAGTACGTGGCCTTCACCAGCTACATGGGCGGCAACCCCGACCTCTACATCTACGACGTCGCCAGCGGCGAGACGCGGCCCTTGGTCCGCAAGGGCACGCTGACCACCGGCGCGGCGTTCTCGCCTGACTCGCGGCACGTGGCGTTCGCGATGAGCGAGGGCGAGGGCAGCCAGCTCTACCTGGTGAACGTGGACGGCTCGGGCCTCACCAAGATCACCAACGACTACGGCATCAACTCCAGCCCCTCGTTCTCGCCGGACGGGAAGAAGATCGCGTTCGTGTCGAACCGGGCAGGCTCGCCGCAGCTCTACGTAATGCCCTCGGGCGGCGGCGCGGCCACGCGGCTCACCTTCCAGGGCAACTACAACCAGACGCCGGACTGGTCGCCGCGCGGCGACCTCATCGCCTTCACCGCGCGCGACGAGCGCAACGTGTTCGACCTGTTCACCTTCGCCGTCGAGGGCGGGAAGATCACCCGCCTCACCCAGGACCAGGGCACGTACAACGAGGAGCCCACCTTCGCGCCCAACGGCCGGCTGATTGCGTTCACCAGCACGCGCAGCGGCGGCTCGGAGCTCTGGGTGATGACGCCGGACGGCTCCAAGCAGATTCAGCTCACCCACGGCGAAGACGTGTCGACCCCGAGCTGGGGTCCGCTCGGGCACTAA
- a CDS encoding PadR family transcriptional regulator: MGRHNHEDWRDDAREFAEQARAFFGRGGFGGGGRGGFGGRGWPPGGPGWPPGGPGWPFGRGPGPRVKRGDVRAAVLALLAEEPRNGYQIIQEIAQRSGGLWRPGSGSVYPALQLLEDEGLVRAEEHEGKKRFRLTDEGKAYVRSHKEELENPWGEVASTVDDGAVNIHVHLGQLGMALVQIFHGGDAKQIARARQVLLQARKSLYQILAEADDGTEPDE; this comes from the coding sequence ATGGGCAGACACAACCACGAAGACTGGCGCGACGACGCGCGCGAGTTCGCCGAGCAAGCCCGGGCCTTCTTCGGCCGGGGCGGCTTCGGCGGCGGTGGACGCGGTGGGTTTGGTGGTCGCGGCTGGCCGCCGGGCGGTCCGGGCTGGCCGCCGGGCGGACCAGGGTGGCCGTTCGGGCGCGGCCCCGGCCCGCGGGTGAAGCGCGGCGATGTGCGCGCCGCGGTGCTCGCGCTCCTCGCCGAAGAGCCGCGCAACGGCTACCAGATCATCCAGGAGATCGCGCAGCGCAGCGGCGGCCTGTGGCGGCCGGGCTCGGGCTCGGTCTACCCGGCCCTGCAGCTCCTCGAGGACGAAGGCCTGGTCCGCGCCGAGGAGCACGAGGGCAAGAAGCGCTTCCGGCTCACCGACGAGGGCAAGGCGTACGTCCGCTCGCACAAGGAGGAGCTGGAGAATCCCTGGGGCGAGGTGGCGAGCACCGTCGACGACGGCGCGGTGAACATCCACGTGCACCTGGGCCAGCTGGGTATGGCGCTGGTGCAGATCTTCCACGGCGGCGACGCCAAGCAGATCGCGAGGGCCCGCCAGGTGCTGCTGCAGGCGCGCAAGTCGCTGTACCAGATCCTCGCCGAGGCCGACGACGGCACCGAGCCCGACGAATGA
- a CDS encoding VCBS repeat-containing protein, protein MPARLAAALSLLSVAACSRSFTSPGSSANASLTAFAERSSVAPAGTTRIDVSGGQPPYAFSLTGADQRSGPEARVDGDGSYLAGLQGNTADTVRVSDSAGASVPVTIQVGAAVQLTPAIVQIAPGQTWQFSASGGEGPYCFALTAGDGCAAPDPTPHCADAPAGEDCPALDGGDAPACVDRHGLFHAGSCGPGVYTVTLTQAVGPAVQATAAVSPQLSVTPNGAALTAVAPGSTLFFQASGGVPPYHFDFASLGNLSGGAIGDDGVYRSGPTPNVLDAITVTDGAGLTRSFAVQLADFTAALPAGKGFRLLTGDFNGDGLTDLLAVSTVGPAQLRVSVTNPQGPSVSPTLTLRPEVCDVVVGDLTNDGREDVAVLAGDGAFDPCSKIDLLMGEPDGTLSQGPTLDLTAYNLNVASMGYSDTFNSGYGGALIVAGSEPFSTVGNGFYAFRASTSGWTPAGYAPPEPGMDNASLAVGRSGQHGLEFTFDAATACPDAGTDYAMHFVNLAPVVDADGGFELLLHAQTCVPTAHYFDSLELNETDFSGGAVGGHVDQLVVGYTNGVPLVVAATDVGGGGLVVLGELALSTDTTAITLGASPQRPGVEIDISSLDGARRLVVLDGGLADLPTNAIGPATGLVAGDFTGDGIPDLAYVGADAVHSSEITLLSGGYGGELRPGRTFPLPSLAEDVALQDGPGGSKNLWLAGGGLLLLQSLPGTAQLARSGPFLADEHVPAVAAFGAQAWAVAVNADGGVLLALPLVDGGPQLDLPHKPTYAIFPEVDGSRVAVAAINPDPVAPELVMATVSPALDARSGFHNYPGAFDFAFVSGAGGASDLVLSRITDVDSVIELHLAFPDGGWDGAASSTLGQFDIGNFGDNFGMRAFPSVPGGPVDELIVVNSSRDVGCNALQTIYFAHVSEGQLTAGTQFLPSEGCYPVVGRPAFADFDHDGFTDVVFASDQSAYVAWGQPDGGYDVEPLQPGGTVAHLLAGDLLGDGGADLAIERPGGPFMQVVLGRGDRTFY, encoded by the coding sequence ATGCCCGCCCGCCTCGCCGCCGCGCTCTCGCTCCTCTCGGTCGCCGCCTGCTCCCGGAGCTTCACCTCGCCCGGCTCGAGCGCCAACGCGTCGCTCACCGCCTTCGCCGAGCGCAGCAGCGTGGCCCCCGCGGGCACCACGCGCATCGACGTCTCCGGAGGCCAGCCGCCCTACGCCTTCTCCCTCACCGGCGCCGACCAGCGCAGCGGCCCGGAGGCCCGCGTCGACGGCGACGGTTCCTACCTGGCGGGCCTGCAGGGCAACACCGCGGACACCGTCCGCGTCTCGGATTCCGCGGGCGCCAGCGTGCCCGTCACCATCCAGGTGGGCGCGGCGGTGCAGCTCACCCCCGCCATCGTCCAGATCGCCCCGGGACAGACGTGGCAGTTCAGCGCCAGCGGCGGCGAGGGTCCGTACTGCTTCGCGCTCACGGCCGGCGATGGCTGCGCCGCGCCGGATCCGACTCCGCACTGTGCCGACGCGCCCGCAGGCGAGGACTGCCCCGCGCTGGACGGCGGTGACGCGCCCGCCTGCGTCGATCGCCACGGCCTCTTCCACGCTGGCAGCTGCGGGCCCGGGGTGTACACCGTGACCCTCACCCAGGCCGTGGGACCCGCGGTGCAGGCGACGGCGGCCGTCTCGCCCCAGCTCTCGGTGACGCCGAACGGCGCGGCCCTGACCGCCGTCGCGCCTGGGAGCACCCTGTTCTTCCAGGCCAGCGGCGGCGTGCCGCCGTACCACTTCGACTTCGCCTCGCTGGGTAACCTGAGCGGCGGCGCCATCGGGGACGACGGCGTGTACCGCTCCGGCCCCACGCCGAACGTGTTGGACGCGATCACCGTCACCGATGGCGCGGGCCTCACGCGCTCCTTCGCCGTGCAGCTCGCCGACTTCACCGCCGCGCTTCCCGCCGGAAAGGGCTTCCGGCTGCTGACCGGCGACTTCAACGGCGACGGCCTCACGGATCTGCTGGCGGTGTCGACGGTGGGCCCGGCGCAGCTCCGCGTCTCGGTCACCAACCCGCAGGGCCCGAGCGTCTCGCCCACGCTCACCCTCCGCCCCGAGGTCTGTGACGTGGTGGTGGGCGACCTCACCAACGACGGCCGCGAGGACGTCGCGGTGCTCGCGGGCGACGGCGCGTTCGACCCTTGCAGCAAGATCGATCTCCTGATGGGCGAGCCCGACGGCACCCTCAGCCAGGGACCGACCCTCGACCTGACCGCCTACAACCTCAACGTGGCCTCCATGGGCTACTCCGACACCTTCAACTCCGGCTACGGCGGCGCCCTGATCGTCGCCGGCAGCGAGCCCTTCTCCACCGTGGGCAACGGCTTCTACGCGTTCCGGGCCTCGACCAGCGGCTGGACGCCCGCCGGCTACGCCCCGCCCGAGCCCGGCATGGACAACGCCAGCCTCGCCGTGGGCCGCTCCGGCCAGCACGGCCTGGAGTTCACCTTCGACGCCGCCACCGCCTGCCCCGACGCGGGCACGGACTACGCGATGCACTTCGTGAACCTCGCCCCGGTGGTGGACGCCGATGGCGGGTTCGAGCTGCTGCTCCACGCGCAGACCTGCGTTCCGACGGCGCACTATTTCGATTCGCTGGAGCTCAACGAGACGGACTTCTCGGGCGGGGCGGTGGGCGGCCACGTGGATCAGCTCGTGGTGGGCTACACGAACGGCGTGCCGTTGGTCGTCGCGGCCACGGATGTCGGAGGCGGAGGCCTGGTCGTCCTGGGTGAGCTCGCGTTGAGCACGGACACCACCGCCATCACCCTCGGGGCCTCGCCGCAGCGTCCGGGCGTGGAGATCGACATCTCCAGCCTCGACGGCGCGCGCCGGCTGGTGGTGCTCGACGGCGGGCTGGCCGATCTGCCCACCAACGCCATCGGACCGGCCACGGGGCTCGTCGCGGGCGACTTCACCGGCGACGGCATTCCCGACCTGGCGTACGTCGGCGCGGACGCGGTGCACAGCTCCGAGATCACCCTGCTCTCCGGCGGCTACGGCGGTGAGCTGCGGCCCGGGCGCACCTTCCCGCTCCCCTCGCTCGCCGAGGACGTGGCCCTGCAGGACGGACCGGGCGGCTCGAAGAACCTCTGGCTGGCGGGCGGTGGGCTCTTGCTGCTGCAGTCGCTTCCCGGGACCGCGCAGCTCGCCCGCAGCGGGCCGTTCCTTGCCGACGAGCACGTGCCCGCCGTCGCAGCCTTCGGGGCGCAAGCATGGGCGGTGGCGGTGAACGCAGACGGCGGCGTGCTCCTCGCGCTCCCGCTCGTGGACGGCGGCCCGCAGCTCGACCTGCCGCACAAGCCGACCTACGCGATCTTCCCCGAGGTCGACGGGAGCCGGGTGGCGGTCGCGGCGATCAACCCGGATCCCGTCGCGCCCGAGCTGGTCATGGCCACGGTGTCACCGGCCCTCGACGCGCGCTCGGGCTTCCACAACTACCCGGGCGCGTTCGACTTCGCGTTCGTGTCGGGCGCGGGCGGCGCGAGCGACCTGGTGCTCTCGCGCATCACCGACGTGGACTCGGTGATCGAGCTCCACCTCGCCTTCCCCGACGGCGGCTGGGACGGGGCCGCCTCGAGCACGCTGGGCCAGTTCGACATCGGCAACTTCGGCGACAACTTCGGCATGCGCGCGTTTCCATCCGTGCCCGGCGGGCCCGTGGACGAGTTGATCGTCGTCAACTCCAGCCGCGACGTGGGCTGCAACGCGCTCCAGACCATCTACTTCGCGCACGTGTCCGAGGGGCAGCTCACCGCGGGCACGCAGTTCCTGCCGAGCGAGGGCTGCTACCCGGTGGTGGGCCGGCCCGCGTTCGCCGACTTCGACCACGACGGCTTCACCGACGTGGTCTTCGCGTCGGACCAGAGCGCGTACGTGGCCTGGGGCCAGCCCGATGGCGGCTACGACGTGGAGCCGCTGCAGCCCGGCGGAACGGTGGCGCACCTCCTCGCCGGCGATCTGCTCGGCGACGGCGGCGCCGATCTGGCCATCGAACGGCCGGGCGGACCGTTCATGCAGGTGGTGCTCGGCCGCGGCGATCGAACCTTCTATTGA
- a CDS encoding CBS domain-containing protein, with the protein MQARRVMTVKVTAVPPEYPLDAAARLMQKLRVRHLPVVLAGKLCGIVSDRDVLLRTTLHADGRREVSRAAVGEAMTTCPIAANPTTSVSTLATLMLENRFDALPVVTPDETLIGLVTSTDLLELLRHPDRLTDELPFDFELLPAPAAAAGLPA; encoded by the coding sequence ATGCAAGCCCGCCGTGTGATGACCGTGAAAGTGACCGCCGTTCCTCCCGAGTACCCGCTCGACGCGGCCGCGCGGCTGATGCAGAAGCTGCGCGTGCGCCACCTGCCGGTGGTCCTGGCCGGCAAGCTCTGCGGCATCGTGTCCGACCGCGACGTGCTCTTGCGCACCACGCTCCACGCCGACGGCCGGCGCGAGGTCTCGCGCGCGGCGGTGGGCGAGGCCATGACCACCTGCCCCATCGCCGCGAACCCGACCACGTCGGTCTCCACGTTGGCCACGCTGATGCTCGAGAATCGCTTCGACGCGCTGCCCGTGGTCACACCCGACGAGACCCTCATCGGCCTGGTGACCTCGACGGATCTGCTGGAGCTCTTGCGGCACCCCGATCGACTCACGGACGAGCTGCCATTCGACTTCGAGCTCCTCCCCGCGCCCGCAGCGGCGGCCGGCCTGCCGGCCTGA